The genomic stretch TGTTGTAGAATTTATTTCTGGTTCCAGTATTCGGAGCAGATTCACAAGTGTTTTTAGCAGTTTCAATTTCTTCTGGTATTCTGTGTAATTATAGCTTACTTTTCATCATGCATGTATGTCAGTTTTTTAATGGATTTACTTCTAATCGCTTAGCCTAGTTCTATCTGAACTGTCCATTCATACAGCTGGATGTTTTCGTGTTGCAGTTCAGATATAACTTGTACACAGGTTCCACATTCTTGTCTCTAGATATCAGTTAGGTCCCTGATGCACATTTGAGTTGGCATTTTGACCTTGGATTTGGAGggacaaaataaaaatgcacctaattaatttttttatgtacATGGCACCTGTCACACCCTGCACATGATCAGTCACATACAGAAGCTCAATTTAAGAACAGCTTTACTCCGAATGCTGTAAACGCGTTTAATTAATGGTCTGCCTTTCCTGTGGGTACTAATGTGATCTGCAGCAGCCTGTGATATATTGCAGTTTCACTCTTTAAGTGTATGTTTGCATCCAGACATGCCCTAAAAAGGAAGAAAGTTAGGAAAATTACACTTGTGAAAAACATAATTGGATAGGTCTGGTTTGGGGGCCCAGTATGATGCGCTttgatggggcccaaaatctctagcggcTCCCTTGTTTGCATCTGCGGAGCAACTGTAAACAGATTTACTCTGTATAATGCACTACTTGTTTGTAATCTTTTTGTGCATTAGATTAAAATTTCACATGTCCCATGTTGTGTACATAATGTTGCATAGTCATTCTGTATTGTGTGCTATTTCTGTCCTGTTATCTTATTCTGTTTGCTGTCACCACTTGCAAGTGAGCGGCACCAACGAAAGTTTTCATTGACCTTGGTTGTAtaactattctattctattcttttCTATTCAAtactgttctgttctgttctgttcctcCAGGTTGCTGTCTGTGACTATAGCTTTTTTGTGAGTGGGTGTCTTTGTGTTTGTCTCTCAATGCAGTTTTGGGGTTGAGCGACCCTTTCGGTGGAGAGGTGAAGCCTCGCATTCTGCTGATGGGCCTGCGTCGGAGCGGCAAGTCTTCCATACAGAAGGTGGTTTTCCACAAGATGTCCCCCAACGAGACGCTTTTCCTGGAGAGCACCAACAAGATCTGTCGCGAGGACGTCTCCAACAGCTCCTTCGTCAGCTTCCAGATCTGGGACTTCCCTGGGCAGATTGATTTCTTTGACCCGACCTTCGACTATGAAATGATTTTCCGCGGGACGGGAGCACTTATTTTCGTTATCGATTCGCAGGTACCAGACTCTGTATAACAAGACGGCAATGAAGCCAATCAATTCACCATTTTGGGCAAGTGCATAGTGTTAGTACTGATAAAAATGAAAGCAGATttatgatttatccatccatccatccatccatccatccataattcAATAGGGGTGACATGATTCAGAGCCTGTTCTGGGAAGCGCAGGATCTCCATACTGGACCTGATTAAGTCTCAGCTCACTGAcaaatctatctgtctgtctgtttgtctaaCTTTGTATTAGTTTGtataattgttattattttaagtatgtaaatatttataacGCTGTATTTTAAATATCGATTTAAATTTATATTGCTTATATTGAAGCCAGTTTAATATGCTCTGTTCGGGGATCTTATAATTTCTATGTATTATTGTGTGAGAATTCAGGGTATGAGTAATATTGTACCATTTGAACATTGAAAGCATATAAGCAGCGTTTGGATTCTGTCGATCGTCTGGGTTTCTGTGTCAGCTCACAGTTCATCTCCCTACCCATCAGGACGACTATGTGGAAGCACTGAGCAGGCTGCACCTCACCGTGACCAGGGCCTACAAGGTGAATCCCAACATCAACTTCGAGGTCTTCATCCACAAGGTGGACGGGCTGTCGGACGATCATAAGATCGAGAAGCAGAGGGATATTCACAAGCGCGCCAATGATGACCTGGTTGATGCGGCCTTGGAAAGGATACATCTAAGGTGTCTGACTGACGCCTTTCCCTTGAGTCATGTTGAGATTCTCTGACAGCAGCATCAAAACCCTTTTGCGGAAATGTTCTTaaagtctcaaaaatgaaaagcTGCTGTAAGCGTTTGCGTAACTTTGGAGCCTAACATGATGTCTATCTCCCATCCTTCTGCTCCTAGCTTCTACCTAACGAGTATCTATGACCACTCCATCTTTGAGGCCTTCAGTAAAGTGGTTCagaaactcattcctcagctccCCACACTGGAGAACCTGCTTaacatttttatatctgtgagTAGCTTTGCCTCTGGGTGGTCGCGGCCGGAAGCTCTCGGTCTGAGAATACGCAGACcgccattttttttattatatgaaGTTTTGATGTCAAATATTACTGAGATGCTGCTTAACAGGGACGTATTGTTCATCTTAGAAGCTGGCAGTGGATGTGTATATTAGACCTATTTTTAATTGGTATCTATGTAGTATGAATGGTATGTATAATACTTCTCCAGTTAGAAACCTAGTAAAATAGTTTTTAAGCGGTAgggaaagtcttttttttttgacattgaaTACATTTGCCAACAGGGGGCAGCAAACGACTGATCAAGGTGGCAATGTCTTTAAAAGCAGCATGCAGGCTTGGATTGTTTTATACATCAGTTGATTATGAGATAGAATATATAAAAAGGTAACTTGAGAGATGTCCTTTGTGGTGCTTGCCGGTGGCCACAGTCGCATATTTGTTTCCATTCACAGAATTCAGGCATCGAGAAGGCTTTTCTCTTTGATGTGGTCAGCAAGATCTACATAGCTACCGACAGCAGCCCGGTGGACATGCAGACGTACGAGCTGTGCTGCGATATGATAGATGTGGTCATCGACATCTCCTGCATCTATGGGTACGTCTGAGAGTCGTCCTGCTGGCTCTTGAGACTacgaagggggaaaaaaaatgcatatagcTAAAATTCAAGCGAGATTGTTTTGAGTAGAAATATGTGAAAACACAATATCGGCTAAGCTGGCGGAGAGGAAGAGCGACCTCGTTTGCAGTTTGTGCATCAGTATGGGCAACTTTACCATGGTATTCATGGTTATTCTTTAGGTGGTTCTTCCCCTGATTTTCTTAGTTGCACGGTGGTTGTATTAGATGCCTTTGAATGGAGCCCCCCTTCATCACAGGTGTCATGGCATAAAAGAGGGTGGTGGAGTGATCACCAAGCTTGGGTTATGCCCGTCAGGTAGGACAGCGTCCTGGTGACCGGCAACCCGGGGGCAGGCTTACCTTTCCATATCTGTGTAGCTGGAGGATGTGATGCATGTTAAGTTACTTGAATATTAAACATGTTGTAATGAAGCATTGCCTTTTCCTTATGGCAATAGCGTACCTTGGCCTTATAAACAAGGTTGTCCTCTGGTGGAATTGAAATAAGCAATGCTGCAAGATCCCATCTTTTAAATTTGCCATTGAATGTATTCTTCAGTATGGTGTGCTTGCTaacaatttgttttttctttaaaaatttcTGGTCTATGGAAAGGAATGAGTCTCTTTTGGACAGATGTTGGATGAggttgtttgtataaatatgtTTGGAACAATgtacagtattgtgcaaaagtcttagacagCCAAAAGAAATGTGTTTAAATAACTGtcttgttggtgtaaaactatgctgttacgctTAGCAAAGTTTgtcagccatttcaaaacctctgctaaaataaccctattATTTCCAGCATCCATACAATACACCCGTGTATGTTTTGACCTGACCtctagcccacctcatatatctattcaatatctcattcactttttttgcttttgagttcttttgcacagtactgtgtgtgtgtgtgtgtgtgtgtgtgtgtgtgtgtgtgtgtgaaatattTCAGCATAATCATACACCAGGTACAAAccttcaaaagaaaaaaaattctaaagatgaaaacatgaaaaacacatttatttttctccTCTCTTTAGCCTGACGGGTGAAGAAGCAGGAATCCCATACGATAAGGAATCTATGGCAATAATCCGGCTGAACAACACGACAGTCATGTACCTGAAAGAAGTGACCAAGTTCCTGGCCCTGGTGTGCTTCCTGAGGGAGGAGAGCTTCGAGAGGAAAGGTCAGAGAGTGTTTGTTTGTCAGGGCCACACCTCCCCTCCGTGGGTCTGATCCTGTGGCTTGTATCTTTTGATGGCCCTTTCCATTATACTTTGTAACCAGCATTGTCCTTCAGCAGAGAGGTTCTCTCAAAAGCCTGACGTGAAAGATTCCACAAGATGTGTTGCAAGCATCAACACACGCGATCTCAATCTGCTGTAATATTTAGACGTTTGCTTCTTTCATTTACTTCGTTCACAATGTGCGATGATGGCTGAAATGCCACTTGGTCTTATAGGCTGATGCTCATTAGCATAACGAACTGGTCTGCAATATTGAAAGCCACAAAATGCAAGCCTAGCTTAGTGCTAACTGTAGTATTTATAACGGAAACCATAAGCAAACTGaccacactgtcagaaaaatagAGTACCAgtgtgtacctttgcttgtcactggggctgtactctcaagggtctgccaattgtaccctataGCTATAGGTGAATGTACCTTTCAAGGTGCAGAAattgactctgaggaacatcccaaaaGTACAGGCAACAATACCGTACCCCCAATGATACAAAAATGTTCATCAGTGTCCAATTCTGTAtcttaaaatgtacaaatatcTACAGCTCagagtacaattggcagacccttgagggtacagccccagtgacaaaggTACACATTGGTACTCTTGTTTTGGACATTCTGACAGTGCATATATACTATATTATGAGGGAGAATAATGTAACCATATTGCCATGTGTGATTGTCTTGAGGTTCGGCTTTAACTTATGAGAAAGATTGGAGACTAATTGTTCTGGTTTTGGGCAAAACTCAACCATTCCATGACTTTTCCATAGGACTCATCGACTACAACTTCCACTGTTTCCGGAAGGCCATCCAGGAGGTGTTTGACGTGCGCGTGAAGGTGCAGAAATCCCGGAAGCTTCTGAGCCAAAGACGCTGGAGCAAGCAGGCCGTGCCCAATGGGACTCCCGCCCCCCAGCACTGATTGGGTCAATCACGAGTCACATGTGACGGCCATCTCTTTCACTGGAGAGCCACTGGAGAGCCACTGGAGAGCCACTGGAGAGCCACAAAGCACAGAGACATTGAATGAGGAGCCTTTGTCATATCCTACACAACATTCTGCTTTAAAAAACAATCATGGATCCAAGCCCAGAAATGGCTGCGTTTTGAGAAATTTATAAAAGAATATCAAGCGTCTATTAATGATAGCTATTTTTGTGAACAATGTTAACCTGAATAAGGCAAGATAATGTTTAATTACTGTATTTATATGTCAACAAAATGCCCTTTTGCTTAAGAACACTAATTTGATACACTAATATactatgtttttttgttttgcaactATTCCACTCGTGTTGAACAGTTGAAAACGAGATAATCTTAAGTGAATGCATACCTATACAGTATTAAAATTTAGCACACGACTGACAAATGCACTGAATTGTATAATCTCAAGGGTGTCAAGAAAGCAGGAGTAATATTACTTAGCTGCCTTCATAATCTCTACTTCTAATCCCAGGGTGTGAACATTTATCAACAGAAAGtctttcagcattttttttgtacgtgtttttttcccccaaatttTTAAATGGTAAAATACCCTCGACAATCAAGTGATTTGGTTGACTTCACCGTGATGTCCTCTTAAAACCATTTTATTTAGTAGGCCGTCTTGGAGACAGTAACCAAGTGTTCTTAGTTTAATCATTAAAGAtagaaattttaaatattttacaaatatttaagATCTCATTGTTGATTTATTTCTAGGAACAGCATCCAACCTTTTGATTTTCgaaaaaagaaattaatttcACTTGTGGACACTGTTTGTACGAGTCTCAGtcgttttgtttgtttctttgtgtCAATAATTGTGTTACCACCATTTCCCTgcacattttctttctttcatttatttatttatttattttgtttgcaaATAAAGTAACAAGTTGGTTGTGCCTTCTAAAATGAACCTGGAGGAGTTTGGTCGATGCCCCGACTGAGAGGAAGAGATTTCACACAAAGTCCTGGTACTTGTTACCAGTCTTAAGTTGTTTACAAAACTATAGAAATGCGCAAACGAAACAGAAGGTGACCTTTACTTTTGTTTCCAACCCATTTGTCTTGGTCATGGTGGCGTTATGTAATCGAGTCTCTGGCCTGTGTAGACCTCTGTTAATCTCTAGGGGAATGCTAAAATATGTTATGTAAAAGTGCTCCATGTTTAGGGTTATAATCCCTCAAACACAGAGACGAAGCCTGGAGCCCTTTACCCTGCGAAACTCATCTGTCTTCGCTCAAACATCACGGATTGGTCTTATTACGGTAGAAACAAGTAAATGATTCACGCTGCTCTCAGAGATGGGGGCTCAGGGGAGTTATTTTGGAGATGAGGGTGTCTTTTGAAACGTTCCATCTCCTACTCCTTACTGCAAGCTACTGAAAGTGAATCCCGGACAGatttcatataaaaaaaatgtataaagagTTTTTATACACTCTTAAGAAACTGAGAAGCAACTTGAAGAGGTATTACATCCAGAAAATAATCTGCCATTGTAACCTCACcccttttttgtatttttggtaTGTTCTTATCCCCTGACACTACTATTCAGTCGTGTGCCTTGGTCATTTTACACTCAAGGTTGATTTGCCTTAGTTGTACTTTCTGCATATTGCAATGCCATTGCATCAAAAGTGCAGGTCTGCAATCTCGCTGTAGTCGAACTGCACAGAAGCCATGCTTATGACCCACAGCGCAGCCTGCTGGAAGGCCAAGGTACTTATTAGCTGAAAGTGAGTCACGTCATTGGTTTATTATTCATAGGACAGCCACGCCCACTCCGCCCACTCTGCTCTACTGAAATTAACATAACTGGCGGTTGGGATATCATGCCACTTTTGGGTTAAGCAGGTGTCAGAGTTTTTGAGCTAGAGAACAGGAGATGCAGGCCCAGATCTTACCATGGACTGATCAATTTGTTGCACTGTGTCCATGTCTGGATTGGAAAATTGACGAATAGGGATCCTCGCTGCTCCATATTTCACAGAAATCCTCGGAAATTGATAGGAAGCTGGAAGCAAATACTCTTGTGTTCCTGGAATGTTTTTCTTTGCAGTAGTTACACTGATGGCTTTGGTAAAGGGAATCTAACCGGCTTAGTACTGTTTGACATTCCTATAACAACAGCCTGTTTATCAGTTTCAGCAAGGGACCATCTTGAACAGGAATTTTGAATAAAAGTGAAACATTCAATAGCCAAAAACAATCAAGGGCCCaaatcactgacactctcaccctCTTTGCTGTTGGTACCTTTCTGCATACCCCTTTAATTTGACTAATTCTTACCTCAAACGGTAGTGTAACTTTGTCCAAAATGAGTCATACTTCTTATATTTATGGCCACATAGGATTTTCATTTTTATGTCAATGAGATCTGTTTTCAGCTGACTAGAAAATGTTATGGAATAAAATATTCCATCCTGCTTTTTCGGTGTTAAAAGATTGTAAATATCAAAGTGACTTTTCATGTTCTACCTCCTTAAAGTTGCCATGATCATAGCAATTTGCTTACTTTGCGCACAGGGGATTCAATGTGTCTGAAACCTCAATCTTGAAGATCATTTGGAATATCTTTCGTCCACCAGCTGGAGTCTGGGAAGACTAGCTGAACTGGAATGTACCTCTCTACTAAGCCGCTCTGCTGTGAGCATTTGGtaagactctctctgcacgtcTCCTAGATACGTGCCTTTGTTCCAGACCTTTCAATACTGGGCTTCCATTGTcataattctgattctgatgccGTACTGCCTACTGCCATCCATTGTTACTGAATTTCAAACTATACAACCCTTTCTTAATGTGACTAAAgtcaataaa from Brienomyrus brachyistius isolate T26 chromosome 14, BBRACH_0.4, whole genome shotgun sequence encodes the following:
- the rragd gene encoding ras-related GTP-binding protein D, whose protein sequence is MTSEVHSKYSEEEDGDEEAMAYYDDDDLDAFADEDLDCSCEEGVLGLSDPFGGEVKPRILLMGLRRSGKSSIQKVVFHKMSPNETLFLESTNKICREDVSNSSFVSFQIWDFPGQIDFFDPTFDYEMIFRGTGALIFVIDSQDDYVEALSRLHLTVTRAYKVNPNINFEVFIHKVDGLSDDHKIEKQRDIHKRANDDLVDAALERIHLSFYLTSIYDHSIFEAFSKVVQKLIPQLPTLENLLNIFISNSGIEKAFLFDVVSKIYIATDSSPVDMQTYELCCDMIDVVIDISCIYGLTGEEAGIPYDKESMAIIRLNNTTVMYLKEVTKFLALVCFLREESFERKGLIDYNFHCFRKAIQEVFDVRVKVQKSRKLLSQRRWSKQAVPNGTPAPQH